The DNA window GTCCTGGCTTCCATGGACATCCTGTCCGAGCACTGGGACGCCTAGGCGCGCCGGTGCACCCACTTCGGCCGCCGCAACAGCACGAGGAGATTGCGGCGTACCTGCGTGATGAAATCTTCGCCGGGCGCATCCCCGCCGGCGAGCCGTTGCCCTCGGAGGCGGACCTGTGTAAGCAGTTCAACTCCTCCCGCGGGCCGGTACGCCAAGCCTTGTCGACGCTGCGCGCCGAGGGGCTGATCTCCGCAGGGCGGGGGCGACGCTCCCTCGTACTGTCAAACACGCGCACCGAGTCCTTCGAGGAGATCCTGTCGAACACGGCCTGGATCACCAACATGGGCAAAGCTCCCGGCCAGGTGCTCGAGTTTTTCGGCCGCGCCCCGCTGCCGGAACCCGCCGCGGATGCGCTGCGCGTCGCCCGTGATACGCAGGCGGTACTCGTCCGCCGCACCCGCACCGCGGACGGGGCGCCGCTCCTGTGCGAGTCGCTCTACTTCCATCCCAGCCTCGAGGAGGAGCTTGCCACGCTCGACCCGGCGCGGGATTCCATTCACCGCCACCTGAGCACCTGCGGCATCAGCTGCAACAACTTGTCCCGCCGCCTCAACGTTCGCGCCGCTACCGCGGCGCAGGCCGAAGCGCTTCGCATCGCCGCAGGTACACCGGTCATTCAGGTGCAGATGACGGTGTTTGACCACGCGGGCCAGCCCGTGGAATTCGCGGTGCAGACCTACCGCGCCGACACGCTGACCATCGGGCTGCACAACGTGCGGGGGCACGCGTCCCCCCTCTGGTTCGAAATCGATTCGTAACCCCAGCTAAGCGACAATTACACTGTGCATCCATGGCGAAACCCATGGACACTCGGCGGCGCATCGCGAGCACGGTGCTCGCCGCCTCCGGCGCGCTGTTCGGCGCGAGCGCGTGCGCGACCGATGACGGCGTACCCGCGCGCGACAGCGTGGTGGTGGCGACCCAGGCCGCGCCGGCGAGCCTAGATTTTACTTCCACTGGCGGCGCCGCGGTGCCGCAGGCGATGATGAGCAACGTCTACGAGACGCTCGTGCGCATCGACGACACCGGCACGCCGCAACCCTTCCTGGCAGAAAGCTGGGAGGAGAGCGCTGACGGCACTACCTACACCTTCCACCTGCGCGAGGACGTCACGTTTTCCGACGGCACCCCGTTTACCGCCGGCACGGCCGCGTTTTCCATCGACTACGTCAAGAATCATTGGACGAACGGGCTGAAGAAGCAGATGGACGCGGTCGAAGAGGCGCACGCGCTCGATTCGCACACGCTGGTGGTTACGCTTGCGGCACCCGACCCGGATTGGCTGTGGTCCATGGGCACGCTCACCGGCGCCATGATGGCCCCGGCGAGCATCGACCGGCTTGCCACCGACCCGCTCGGCACCGGCCCCTACCGCGTGTCCAGCTTCCGCGTCGGCGAGTCCATCGCCTTTCACGCCCGCCCCGACTACTGGGGTGGGCCCGTGAAAAGCGATGCAGCGATCCGCTATTTCGACGACTCCACCGCCGCCGTGAACGCGTTGCGCACCGGCGACGCCGACGTCGTCTGGGCGATGCAGGCCCCGCAGCTCCTCGATGCGTTGCCGGAAGACATCACCGTCGACATTGGTACCACCAACGGCGAGGTCTTGTTCTCCATGAACAACAACCGCGCCCCCTTCGACGATCCCGACGTGCGCCGCGCCGCCGCCTACGCCATCGACCGCGACGCGATCAACGCGGTCGTCTACAACGGACTGGCCACCGACACCGGCGGCGCGCCCGTCCCGCCGACCGACCCCTGGTACACCGGCGAGAACT is part of the Corynebacterium imitans genome and encodes:
- a CDS encoding ABC transporter substrate-binding protein; the protein is MAKPMDTRRRIASTVLAASGALFGASACATDDGVPARDSVVVATQAAPASLDFTSTGGAAVPQAMMSNVYETLVRIDDTGTPQPFLAESWEESADGTTYTFHLREDVTFSDGTPFTAGTAAFSIDYVKNHWTNGLKKQMDAVEEAHALDSHTLVVTLAAPDPDWLWSMGTLTGAMMAPASIDRLATDPLGTGPYRVSSFRVGESIAFHARPDYWGGPVKSDAAIRYFDDSTAAVNALRTGDADVVWAMQAPQLLDALPEDITVDIGTTNGEVLFSMNNNRAPFDDPDVRRAAAYAIDRDAINAVVYNGLATDTGGAPVPPTDPWYTGENFYPFDPDRARALLAGRTPEVTITVPNLAYAQTASELIYSQLADVGFRVRLETVEFPAVWLNDVLNGHDYQASLVAHVEPRDLGMLFGNPDYYLGYDSAAVRAALADGDREAAVKTIMADAGALTLANAPNVVLYAPGVGGLNPNVVTDALELRRVEK
- a CDS encoding GntR family transcriptional regulator — protein: MHPLRPPQQHEEIAAYLRDEIFAGRIPAGEPLPSEADLCKQFNSSRGPVRQALSTLRAEGLISAGRGRRSLVLSNTRTESFEEILSNTAWITNMGKAPGQVLEFFGRAPLPEPAADALRVARDTQAVLVRRTRTADGAPLLCESLYFHPSLEEELATLDPARDSIHRHLSTCGISCNNLSRRLNVRAATAAQAEALRIAAGTPVIQVQMTVFDHAGQPVEFAVQTYRADTLTIGLHNVRGHASPLWFEIDS